A genomic segment from Candidatus Pacearchaeota archaeon encodes:
- a CDS encoding nitroreductase family protein — protein sequence MKLDEAIEKRHSVRKFTTKKPNWRDIIEALDAARLAPSAGNIQTLRFILVDDKEKIKKIAEACQQQFIADSYYVVVFCSDPSQAVRMYDERALRYVKQQAGAAIQNFLLKITELGLATCWVGAFVDNQIKDILQIPKNIEVEAVFPIGYELGKSEQRKKRELSGILFFNRYGNKYMKEWVKTET from the coding sequence ATGAAACTCGATGAAGCAATAGAAAAAAGACATAGCGTAAGAAAATTTACTACTAAGAAACCGAATTGGCGTGACATAATAGAAGCATTAGATGCTGCTAGATTAGCGCCTTCTGCTGGGAATATACAAACTTTAAGATTTATCTTGGTTGATGATAAAGAAAAAATAAAAAAAATAGCAGAAGCTTGCCAACAACAATTTATAGCAGATTCTTATTACGTTGTTGTTTTTTGTTCTGATCCTTCTCAGGCAGTAAGAATGTACGATGAAAGAGCTTTAAGATATGTAAAACAACAAGCAGGAGCAGCTATACAAAATTTTCTTCTAAAAATAACAGAATTGGGTTTAGCAACTTGTTGGGTTGGTGCTTTTGTTGATAATCAAATTAAAGATATTTTACAAATTCCTAAAAACATAGAAGTAGAAGCAGTATTTCCTATAGGATATGAATTAGGTAAATCTGAACAAAGAAAAAAAAGAGAACTTTCAGGAATTCTTTTTTTTAATAGATATGGGAATAAGTATATGAAAGAATGGGTAAAAACAGAAACTTAA
- the ftsZ gene encoding cell division protein FtsZ, protein MVLDFAKEAIANAEKHSINFDELKAGKANIKVIGAGGAGCNAITWLYNKGINGATVYGVNTDALHLSITKADEKILIGKELTRGLGCGGYPQKGREAAKEAIADLKRAVSGADMVFIIAGMGGGTGTGSAPVIAQLAKEAGAVTIGVVTMPFDCEKARIDKAEFGLQELREVSDTVIVIDNNRLVDIAGNLPMEQAFAVANELVSTMIKGIVETITLPSLINLDYADVSAIMKNGDVAVIGIGESDTANRVEEAVRQALSHPLLDVDYKGATGALIHVTGGPDLKLEEFSNIGKLVSDNLSEEAQVIIGARINKEFQGRVRVITIMTGVKSPYVLGKPRYAEPEMRSEMSELGIEVWK, encoded by the coding sequence ATGGTTTTAGATTTTGCAAAAGAAGCTATCGCTAATGCAGAAAAGCATAGCATAAATTTTGACGAACTTAAAGCAGGAAAAGCAAATATAAAAGTTATTGGAGCTGGTGGTGCAGGATGTAATGCAATAACTTGGCTTTACAACAAAGGAATCAATGGGGCAACTGTTTATGGAGTTAATACAGATGCTTTGCACTTATCAATAACAAAAGCAGATGAAAAAATTTTAATTGGAAAAGAATTAACAAGAGGTTTAGGTTGTGGTGGTTATCCTCAAAAAGGAAGAGAAGCAGCAAAAGAAGCAATTGCAGATTTAAAAAGAGCAGTTTCTGGAGCAGATATGGTATTTATTATTGCTGGTATGGGTGGTGGTACAGGAACAGGGTCAGCGCCAGTAATAGCACAACTTGCTAAAGAAGCTGGAGCAGTAACAATAGGAGTTGTAACAATGCCATTTGATTGTGAAAAAGCAAGAATAGATAAAGCAGAATTTGGTTTACAAGAATTAAGAGAAGTTTCAGATACAGTTATTGTAATAGATAATAATAGATTAGTTGATATTGCTGGGAATTTGCCTATGGAACAAGCTTTTGCTGTTGCAAATGAACTGGTTAGTACAATGATCAAAGGAATAGTGGAAACTATTACCTTGCCATCATTGATTAACCTAGATTATGCAGATGTCTCAGCAATAATGAAAAACGGAGATGTAGCAGTTATAGGAATTGGAGAAAGTGATACAGCAAATAGAGTTGAAGAAGCAGTAAGACAAGCTTTATCACATCCTTTATTGGATGTAGATTATAAAGGAGCTACTGGTGCTTTAATTCATGTTACTGGTGGTCCTGATTTGAAACTTGAAGAATTTAGTAATATTGGTAAACTTGTTTCAGATAATCTAAGTGAGGAAGCTCAAGTTATAATTGGGGCAAGAATCAACAAAGAATTTCAAGGAAGAGTTAGGGTTATAACAATAATGACAGGTGTTAAAAGTCCTTATGTATTAGGAAAGCCAAGATATGCTGAGCCAGAAATGAGAAGTGAGATGTCCGAACTTGGAATAGAAGTTTGGAAATAA
- a CDS encoding tRNA wybutosine-synthesizing 3 family protein, whose product MSWEKIKKNQLRKKDNSSIGKIDKKIKKLCEKINKQENYYTTSSCSGRIVLIKKEEKKKPNLFLFRKHEEIDYNYFVKVLDELKNKKIKGIIYFKQEPCVLAVACKTLEDAKNLINKAKFCGWKNSGMIAGKKRFICELRSTEKIELPIIGNGEILFSEKYLKILIKEANEKLKKTWEKINKLERLF is encoded by the coding sequence ATGAGCTGGGAAAAAATTAAGAAAAATCAATTAAGAAAGAAAGATAATTCTAGTATAGGTAAAATAGATAAAAAAATAAAAAAATTATGTGAAAAAATAAATAAACAAGAGAATTATTATACAACTTCAAGCTGTTCTGGTAGAATTGTTTTAATTAAAAAAGAAGAGAAAAAGAAACCGAATTTATTTTTATTTAGAAAACACGAAGAAATTGATTATAATTATTTTGTCAAGGTATTAGATGAATTAAAAAATAAAAAAATAAAAGGAATAATATATTTTAAACAAGAACCTTGTGTTTTAGCTGTTGCATGTAAAACTTTAGAGGATGCTAAAAATTTAATTAATAAAGCGAAATTTTGTGGTTGGAAAAATTCTGGAATGATAGCCGGAAAGAAAAGATTTATTTGTGAGTTAAGAAGTACAGAAAAAATAGAGTTACCAATAATTGGGAATGGAGAAATTCTTTTTAGTGAAAAATATTTAAAAATTTTAATTAAAGAAGCAAATGAAAAACTTAAAAAAACTTGGGAGAAAATAAATAAATTAGAGAGGCTATTTTAA
- a CDS encoding alanine racemase: MRIGTPVFVFDERILKKNYKELYDICKKNLKNFKIAYSVKTNSYKGVIKTLDKLNCDFEVASLEEAKKISLKRFVIFNGCAKKEEELKFAIKNNFLINVDSFSEINKLYKISKNKKLNVGIRVSLKETKFGFEKESLKKAIEYARLKNMNTICIHCHAGTQLKIKEYEEYIKKLSEIIENLRIKIRYIDIGGGLPDKFQLKNLNLKLENYIEIIKKNLSKFNCTIILEPGRYLVADSFFLLTKVVLIKENFRKKYAILDSGINLLPKITLSKYIFSKLSKKDEKEKKEVYILAGPLLFSNDILGFYEGNLKEGDILKVENVGAYCYNLSWDIIYKKPKILNIKNLNI, encoded by the coding sequence ATGAGAATAGGAACTCCTGTTTTTGTTTTTGATGAAAGAATATTAAAAAAAAATTACAAAGAACTATATGATATATGTAAAAAAAATTTAAAAAATTTTAAAATAGCATATTCTGTAAAAACAAATTCTTATAAAGGAGTTATAAAAACCTTAGATAAGTTGAATTGTGATTTTGAAGTTGCTTCACTAGAAGAAGCAAAAAAAATTTCTTTAAAAAGATTTGTTATTTTTAATGGATGTGCTAAAAAAGAAGAAGAATTAAAATTTGCAATAAAAAATAATTTTTTGATTAATGTAGATTCTTTTTCTGAAATTAACAAGTTGTATAAGATTTCTAAAAATAAGAAATTAAATGTAGGTATAAGGGTTTCTCTTAAAGAAACTAAATTTGGCTTTGAAAAAGAATCATTAAAAAAAGCAATAGAGTATGCTAGATTAAAAAATATGAATACTATATGTATACATTGTCATGCTGGAACACAATTAAAAATAAAAGAATATGAAGAATATATAAAAAAATTATCAGAAATTATAGAAAATTTAAGAATAAAAATAAGATACATAGATATTGGTGGCGGCTTACCTGATAAATTTCAATTAAAAAACCTAAATTTAAAATTAGAAAATTATATAGAAATAATAAAAAAAAATTTATCAAAATTTAATTGTACTATAATATTGGAACCTGGAAGATATTTAGTTGCAGATTCTTTTTTTCTTTTAACAAAAGTAGTTTTGATTAAAGAAAACTTCAGAAAAAAATATGCTATATTAGATTCTGGAATAAACTTATTGCCAAAGATAACTTTATCAAAATATATCTTTTCTAAATTAAGTAAAAAAGATGAAAAAGAAAAAAAAGAGGTATATATTTTAGCAGGACCATTACTTTTCTCAAACGATATTTTAGGATTTTATGAAGGAAATTTGAAAGAAGGAGACATTTTAAAAGTAGAAAATGTTGGAGCTTATTGTTATAATCTTTCTTGGGATATAATTTATAAAAAACCTAAAATCCTAAATATTAAAAACTTGAATATCTAA
- a CDS encoding RsmD family RNA methyltransferase, whose amino-acid sequence MSFKDLLKNSLKNKLNEKELENLPSGYQALNNICIVNLNKKVLRYKKEIGKKILELFPRFIAVYNKKDVIKGVFRKPQLEFLAGNKKIKEVKIIENNCIYCFDFKKIMFAKGNINERIRIAKCVNTEEIIVDMFAGIGYFSIPIGKFSYAKKIYSIELNPLSFKYLKKNIELNKIKNIEPIFGDNRKIIKKLKKENILVDRIIMGYLPPPKKFFKYALLIIKNKGIIHYETLLNKKNLKREIEKNLKELKEIALKKNKKVELIKVNYVKSYKPHINHYTLDIQVFNI is encoded by the coding sequence ATGTCTTTTAAAGATTTATTGAAAAATTCTTTAAAAAACAAATTAAATGAAAAAGAATTAGAGAATTTACCTTCGGGTTATCAGGCTTTAAATAATATATGCATAGTTAATTTAAATAAAAAAGTTTTAAGGTATAAAAAAGAGATTGGAAAAAAAATTTTAGAATTGTTTCCGCGTTTTATAGCAGTATATAACAAAAAAGATGTCATAAAAGGAGTTTTTAGAAAGCCACAATTAGAGTTTTTAGCAGGAAATAAAAAAATTAAAGAAGTAAAAATAATTGAAAATAATTGCATTTATTGTTTTGATTTTAAAAAAATAATGTTTGCTAAAGGAAACATAAATGAAAGAATTAGAATTGCTAAATGTGTTAACACGGAAGAAATTATTGTTGATATGTTTGCAGGAATTGGATATTTTTCTATTCCAATTGGAAAATTTTCTTATGCAAAAAAAATATATTCTATAGAATTAAATCCGCTATCTTTTAAATATTTAAAGAAAAATATAGAATTAAATAAAATAAAAAATATTGAGCCAATTTTTGGAGATAATAGAAAGATAATAAAAAAATTAAAAAAAGAAAATATTTTAGTAGATAGGATAATAATGGGTTACCTGCCACCACCAAAAAAGTTTTTTAAATATGCTCTATTAATAATAAAAAATAAAGGAATAATACATTATGAAACTCTTCTTAATAAAAAAAATTTAAAAAGAGAAATAGAAAAAAATTTAAAAGAATTGAAAGAAATTGCTTTAAAAAAAAATAAGAAAGTCGAATTAATAAAAGTGAATTATGTTAAAAGTTATAAGCCTCATATTAATCATTATACTTTAGATATTCAAGTTTTTAATATTTAG
- a CDS encoding MBL fold metallo-hydrolase produces the protein MLYNNIEIEWLGHASIYLKYKNKIIYIDPYILKAEKEKADIILITHNHYDHCSIADIKKIVKKETTIIIPPDCQSSINKINIEISTKILEPKSSIKIDDIKILAFPSYNINKPYHPKEENWNGYIIDINGTIIYHAGDSDLIKEMENLKEKIDIAFLPVGGVYTMNAKEAAEAANIIKPKLAIPIHYGSIIGAEKDALDFVKLCKEKNINSLIL, from the coding sequence ATGTTATATAATAATATAGAAATAGAATGGTTAGGTCACGCTTCTATTTACCTAAAATATAAAAATAAAATAATTTACATAGATCCATATATTTTGAAAGCAGAAAAAGAAAAAGCCGATATTATTCTAATAACCCATAATCATTATGATCATTGTTCTATTGCAGATATCAAGAAAATAGTAAAAAAAGAAACTACAATAATCATTCCACCAGATTGCCAATCTTCAATAAACAAAATAAATATAGAAATTTCTACGAAAATATTAGAGCCAAAATCTTCTATAAAAATAGATGATATAAAAATTTTAGCATTCCCTTCTTATAATATAAATAAGCCTTATCATCCAAAAGAAGAAAATTGGAATGGTTATATTATTGATATTAATGGTACAATAATTTATCACGCAGGTGATTCCGACTTAATAAAAGAAATGGAAAATTTAAAAGAGAAGATAGATATTGCTTTTTTACCTGTGGGAGGAGTTTATACAATGAATGCAAAAGAAGCAGCAGAAGCAGCAAATATAATAAAACCCAAGTTAGCAATTCCTATACATTATGGAAGTATTATTGGAGCAGAAAAAGATGCTTTAGATTTTGTTAAATTATGTAAAGAAAAAAATATTAATTCTTTAATTTTATAA
- a CDS encoding peptidase U32 family protein encodes MKNKKYELVAPAGDVASFIAAYKAGADAIYFGLKEFNMRYNAENFSLKDLEEIQKYPVKKYLTLNTIIFDNELKRIENIIKKVKNKIDAIICWDFAVINLCKKYNIPFHISTQASVANSEATKFYKKLGAKRIVLARELNLKQIKKISKIIEIECFIHGAMCISESGRCFTSQFLHGKSANRGQCLQPCRREYKVIDEQGNELKLKNNFVMSAKDLCTLPFFEKLKKAGIKAFKIEGRNRDIDYVDTVVRVYREAIDKNLDEKRKLELMKELEKVYNRKFSSGFYLGLPTADDFTNIKGSNTSQTKKIIGRIENYLTNKKVAIIKLFSDKLQLGDEILIEGRKTGLVRLKITSMQQNKKDINNVKKGEIFAILCEEKVRKNDSVFKIIDKNR; translated from the coding sequence ATGAAGAATAAAAAATATGAGCTAGTTGCTCCAGCCGGAGATGTTGCAAGTTTTATTGCAGCTTATAAAGCAGGAGCAGATGCTATTTACTTTGGTTTAAAAGAATTCAATATGAGATATAATGCAGAAAATTTTTCTTTAAAAGATTTAGAAGAAATTCAAAAATATCCTGTAAAAAAATACTTGACTTTAAATACAATAATTTTTGATAATGAGTTAAAAAGAATAGAAAATATAATAAAAAAAGTAAAAAATAAGATTGATGCAATTATCTGTTGGGATTTTGCAGTTATTAATTTATGTAAAAAGTATAATATACCTTTTCATATATCAACTCAAGCTTCTGTAGCAAATAGCGAAGCAACAAAATTTTACAAAAAATTAGGAGCAAAAAGAATTGTTTTAGCCCGCGAGCTTAATTTAAAACAAATAAAAAAAATTTCTAAAATAATAGAAATAGAATGTTTTATTCATGGTGCAATGTGTATTTCAGAAAGTGGAAGATGTTTTACTTCTCAATTTTTACATGGAAAAAGTGCAAATAGGGGCCAGTGTTTACAGCCATGTAGAAGGGAGTATAAAGTTATAGATGAGCAAGGTAATGAATTAAAATTAAAAAATAATTTTGTTATGTCTGCTAAAGATTTATGTACCTTACCATTTTTTGAAAAATTAAAAAAAGCTGGAATTAAAGCATTTAAAATAGAAGGAAGAAATAGAGACATAGATTATGTAGATACAGTTGTTAGGGTTTATAGAGAAGCTATAGATAAAAATTTAGATGAAAAAAGAAAATTAGAACTAATGAAAGAATTAGAAAAAGTTTATAATAGAAAGTTTTCTTCTGGATTTTATCTTGGTTTACCAACAGCAGACGATTTTACTAATATTAAAGGAAGTAATACTTCACAAACAAAAAAAATTATAGGTAGAATAGAAAATTATTTAACAAATAAAAAAGTAGCAATTATAAAATTATTTAGTGATAAATTACAATTAGGTGATGAAATATTAATAGAAGGAAGAAAAACAGGACTTGTAAGATTAAAAATAACAAGTATGCAACAAAATAAGAAAGATATAAATAATGTAAAAAAAGGAGAAATTTTTGCAATTTTGTGTGAGGAAAAAGTTAGAAAAAATGATTCTGTTTTTAAGATAATTGACAAAAATAGATAA